Proteins encoded within one genomic window of Nonomuraea gerenzanensis:
- a CDS encoding STAS domain-containing protein (This anti-anti-sigma factor, or anti-sigma factor antagonist, belongs to a family that includes characterized members SpoIIAA, RsbV, RsfA, and RsfB.), translating to MKLRLARHALGDAVVVAVEGELDLFTAPFLRDEVRDAIKQDSARLVLDLQQLSFMDSSGLSVLIEAWRLATGEGGGVSLAAPQAPVARILRTTGLDRRIKVYSDVDTAVGEL from the coding sequence ATGAAGCTGCGGCTTGCGCGACACGCCCTGGGCGACGCCGTGGTGGTGGCCGTCGAGGGGGAGCTTGACCTGTTCACCGCGCCGTTCCTGCGCGACGAGGTGCGTGACGCCATCAAGCAGGACAGCGCCCGCCTCGTGCTCGATCTGCAGCAGCTGTCCTTCATGGACTCCAGCGGCCTGTCGGTGCTGATCGAGGCCTGGCGGCTGGCGACGGGCGAGGGTGGCGGCGTGTCCCTGGCGGCGCCCCAGGCGCCGGTGGCGCGCATCCTGCGCACGACGGGGCTGGACCGCCGGATCAAGGTGTACTCCGACGTCGACACCGCCGTGGGCGAACTTTAA
- a CDS encoding SDR family NAD(P)-dependent oxidoreductase codes for MDVNGSAAIISGGASGLGEATARELARLGATVVIADLNEERGKAVADEIGGVFAKTDVSDDQQVQAAVDAAVATGKPLRVVVNSAGIGWAERTVNRDGNPHNPASYRKVIEVNLIGTFNLMRIGAAAIAKTEPADADGQRGVVINTASVAALEGQTGQLAYSASKGGIVGMTVPAARDLAAIGVRVNTICPGIIDTPIYGFSPNSEEFKAKLVAPVVFPKRMGRADEFAHLVSSLVANDYMNAEVIRFDGGIRFQPK; via the coding sequence ATGGACGTGAACGGATCTGCAGCAATCATCTCCGGCGGCGCCAGCGGCCTCGGTGAGGCCACGGCCCGCGAGCTGGCCCGCCTCGGCGCCACCGTGGTCATCGCCGACCTCAACGAGGAGCGCGGCAAGGCCGTCGCCGACGAGATCGGCGGCGTCTTCGCCAAGACGGACGTCTCCGACGACCAGCAGGTGCAGGCGGCCGTGGACGCCGCCGTGGCCACCGGCAAGCCGCTGCGCGTGGTGGTCAACAGCGCCGGCATCGGCTGGGCCGAGCGCACGGTCAACCGCGACGGCAACCCGCACAACCCGGCCTCCTACCGCAAGGTCATCGAGGTCAACCTGATCGGCACGTTCAACCTCATGCGCATCGGCGCGGCCGCCATCGCCAAGACCGAGCCGGCCGACGCCGACGGGCAGCGCGGCGTGGTGATCAACACCGCGTCCGTGGCGGCCCTGGAGGGGCAGACGGGCCAGCTCGCGTACTCGGCCTCCAAGGGCGGCATCGTGGGCATGACCGTGCCGGCCGCCCGCGACCTGGCCGCCATCGGCGTACGGGTGAACACGATCTGCCCCGGCATCATCGACACCCCCATCTACGGCTTCTCCCCCAACTCCGAGGAGTTCAAGGCCAAGCTGGTGGCGCCGGTGGTCTTCCCCAAGCGCATGGGCCGGGCCGACGAGTTCGCCCACCTGGTCAGCT